In Arthrobacter sp. CDRTa11, one DNA window encodes the following:
- a CDS encoding ABC transporter substrate-binding protein, producing the protein MSLKNTKRKALSISAAAAAIGLLAGCGGAPTPAAAPAADSGPVTIDVWGWDAESTPNVVAAFNESQDKITVNYVLQASLKATQTNFRNVMESKKDIPCYLPGIGPMATTLVNGWAQDITQYVEPIKDVYSKGAQAAAQVEGKFFGFPAGPSATFMMANKAVYEKYGLAVPKTWEEFVTTGKELKKHGVTVMNLAGEDPSTLLQMSQQAGASWFEIDGDKWKVNLQDDATMKAVDVIQQMVDNDLVAHQTYQDRPALYSYFDSGQLATVPLAWWSMAGYQTNFKTSLGQWEAVDVPQFKGAKEFVSSGMADPGFVPVGCENPAAAIEYVHWVASSKEAIEAGRNKKTGAIGVPAHLADVSEYTDDVVPDKIFGDQPAAEVGKVIAKAQNAAVGKFERGPNYDAWFPEMQDQWGKAMAKQITLKEAMANVQTFITKDLDTKGIKYEVSK; encoded by the coding sequence ATGAGCCTGAAAAACACCAAGCGGAAAGCGCTGTCCATCTCGGCAGCGGCCGCAGCAATCGGCCTCCTGGCAGGCTGCGGCGGCGCCCCGACGCCGGCGGCCGCTCCCGCAGCCGACTCCGGCCCGGTCACCATCGATGTCTGGGGTTGGGACGCCGAATCCACCCCGAACGTGGTGGCCGCGTTCAACGAGAGCCAGGACAAGATCACGGTTAACTACGTTCTTCAGGCCAGCCTCAAGGCCACCCAGACGAACTTCAGGAACGTCATGGAGTCGAAGAAGGACATCCCCTGCTACCTGCCGGGCATCGGGCCCATGGCCACCACGCTGGTCAACGGCTGGGCCCAGGACATCACCCAGTACGTAGAGCCGATCAAGGACGTTTACAGCAAGGGCGCGCAGGCGGCTGCACAGGTTGAGGGCAAGTTCTTCGGCTTCCCGGCGGGACCCTCGGCAACGTTCATGATGGCCAACAAGGCCGTTTATGAGAAGTACGGACTGGCCGTTCCGAAAACGTGGGAAGAGTTTGTCACCACCGGCAAGGAGCTGAAGAAGCATGGTGTGACGGTGATGAACCTCGCCGGAGAAGACCCCTCAACACTCCTGCAGATGTCCCAGCAGGCCGGTGCCAGCTGGTTCGAGATCGATGGGGACAAGTGGAAAGTCAACCTCCAGGACGACGCCACCATGAAGGCCGTGGACGTCATCCAGCAGATGGTGGACAACGACCTCGTAGCCCACCAGACCTACCAGGACAGGCCGGCCCTGTACTCCTATTTTGACAGTGGCCAGCTTGCCACGGTTCCTCTCGCCTGGTGGTCAATGGCCGGATACCAGACCAACTTCAAAACCTCCCTCGGTCAGTGGGAAGCAGTTGACGTTCCTCAGTTCAAGGGTGCCAAGGAGTTTGTTAGCTCCGGCATGGCAGATCCCGGCTTCGTTCCGGTCGGCTGCGAAAACCCCGCCGCTGCCATCGAATACGTCCATTGGGTAGCCAGCTCCAAGGAAGCCATCGAAGCCGGCAGAAACAAGAAGACCGGGGCAATTGGAGTTCCCGCCCACCTGGCTGACGTGTCCGAATACACCGACGACGTGGTCCCCGACAAGATCTTCGGAGACCAGCCCGCCGCCGAGGTAGGCAAGGTCATCGCCAAGGCCCAGAATGCAGCCGTTGGCAAGTTCGAGCGCGGTCCGAACTACGACGCCTGGTTCCCCGAGATGCAGGACCAGTGGGGCAAGGCCATGGCCAAGCAGATCACCCTGAAGGAGGCCATGGCCAACGTCCAGACCTTCATCACCAAGGACCTGGACACCAAGGGCATCAAGTACGAGGTCAGCAAGTAA
- a CDS encoding universal stress protein: protein MTIVVGYVPTPEGEAALTQAILEARKNSTTLLVINSSKGDALVDNRYAQEPEIQSIEDRLATQGIDHVIKQPVRGHDAAAEVLDAAEEHNADLIVIGLRRRTPVGKLIMGSTSQRILLEADCPVLAVKAS, encoded by the coding sequence ATGACGATCGTGGTGGGATACGTCCCCACACCAGAGGGCGAAGCGGCGCTGACCCAGGCCATTCTGGAGGCCCGGAAAAACAGCACCACCCTGCTGGTCATCAATTCGTCCAAGGGCGATGCCCTGGTGGACAACAGATACGCCCAGGAGCCGGAGATCCAGAGCATCGAGGACCGACTGGCAACCCAGGGAATAGACCACGTGATCAAGCAGCCGGTCCGTGGGCATGACGCGGCAGCGGAGGTCCTCGATGCCGCGGAGGAGCACAATGCCGATCTGATTGTGATCGGCCTGCGCCGCCGCACGCCGGTGGGCAAGCTGATCATGGGCAGCACGTCGCAGCGCATTTTGCTGGAGGCGGACTGCCCGGTATTGGCGGTCAAGGCCAGTTAG
- a CDS encoding sensor histidine kinase translates to MSLAGQYLVLQLLIVLAVLVAVVAISLAQSAAAFERIEGRRALSAAESLGSNPTVRALLPSAEPRAGAALPAVVETVTTVSGAPQVVLAKMDRTVVASSDPGLLGQPLELGGSRVLEGRAWTGVVGGSGSAFLSAHVPVLDDTGKMIGIASVSRNYPSTLERLGDAIPNLLTYLGVASVLGVAGSLLLARRVKRQTLGMEPSEITGLVENREAMLHGLKEGVVALDPHERITVANDSARELLGLPADCVGKKVGALAVDPALKEVLTRDQPGPDRLVLVGDRMVVLNRVPIRSHGRDIGSVTTLRDRTELSSLERELGATRTATDTLRAQAHEFANQLHVISGLIQIGEYDSVVQFVNGATVDRTRLNDEVTSRIEDPALAALLIAKSSLATERGVALQLDPDSALGRIDDDLSRDLATVVGNLVDNAFDAVSGLAGASVRVLVEEEDHAVTVTVRDSGPGVAAGNVEEIFRQGFTTKGTGPGGGRGFGLALSRVICRRTGGDLTVANDNGAVFTARLNQRRPQP, encoded by the coding sequence ATGTCCCTCGCTGGGCAGTACCTGGTTCTGCAGTTGCTGATAGTCCTGGCCGTGCTGGTGGCTGTTGTGGCCATCTCGCTGGCACAGTCAGCCGCCGCCTTTGAACGGATCGAAGGGCGCCGGGCGCTGTCCGCGGCCGAATCCCTGGGCAGCAACCCCACAGTCCGTGCCTTGCTGCCGTCAGCCGAGCCGCGGGCCGGCGCGGCGCTTCCGGCCGTGGTGGAGACCGTCACCACCGTTTCCGGGGCACCCCAGGTGGTGCTGGCCAAAATGGACCGGACGGTGGTTGCTTCCTCTGACCCGGGCCTGCTGGGCCAGCCGCTGGAACTTGGCGGAAGCCGTGTGCTGGAAGGCAGGGCCTGGACCGGGGTGGTGGGCGGATCCGGCAGTGCTTTCCTGTCAGCCCACGTCCCCGTCCTGGACGACACCGGAAAAATGATCGGCATCGCCTCCGTCAGCCGGAACTACCCCTCCACGTTGGAGCGGCTGGGCGACGCCATCCCCAACCTGCTCACGTACCTGGGGGTTGCCAGCGTGCTGGGCGTGGCCGGCTCACTCCTGTTGGCCCGCCGGGTAAAGCGGCAGACGCTGGGCATGGAGCCGAGCGAAATCACCGGGCTGGTGGAGAACCGCGAGGCCATGCTCCACGGCCTGAAAGAAGGCGTGGTGGCGCTTGATCCGCACGAACGTATCACCGTGGCCAACGACAGCGCCCGTGAACTGCTGGGCCTGCCGGCAGACTGCGTGGGCAAAAAGGTGGGCGCGCTCGCGGTGGACCCGGCGCTGAAGGAAGTCCTCACACGCGACCAGCCGGGCCCTGACCGCCTGGTCCTGGTGGGCGACCGGATGGTGGTGCTGAACCGCGTCCCCATCCGTTCCCACGGCCGGGACATCGGCTCTGTGACAACGTTGCGCGACCGCACCGAGCTCTCCTCCCTGGAGCGCGAACTTGGTGCCACCCGGACCGCCACCGACACCTTGCGAGCCCAGGCGCACGAGTTCGCCAACCAGCTCCATGTGATCTCCGGGCTGATCCAGATCGGTGAGTACGATTCGGTGGTCCAGTTCGTTAATGGCGCCACGGTGGACAGGACCCGGCTGAACGATGAAGTGACCAGCCGCATCGAGGACCCGGCGCTGGCGGCCCTCCTGATCGCAAAATCCAGCCTTGCCACGGAACGCGGCGTGGCCCTCCAGCTGGACCCGGACTCAGCGCTGGGGCGCATTGACGATGACCTTTCCCGGGACCTGGCCACCGTCGTCGGGAACCTGGTGGATAACGCGTTCGACGCCGTCTCCGGGCTGGCCGGGGCCTCGGTCCGGGTGCTGGTGGAAGAGGAGGACCACGCCGTCACCGTGACCGTCCGGGACTCCGGTCCGGGCGTGGCCGCCGGAAACGTCGAGGAGATCTTCCGGCAGGGCTTCACCACCAAGGGGACCGGCCCCGGGGGCGGCCGGGGCTTTGGACTGGCGCTCTCGCGGGTGATTTGCCGGCGAACCGGCGGTGACCTGACGGTGGCCAATGACAACGGAGCAGTCTTCACCGCACGGCTGAATCAAAGGAGACCACAGCCATGA
- a CDS encoding cation transporter, which produces MTTVKNGRAASFGHTKLPDEQREALRRAVKFEWITIGFLAVSTALVFAVLGNSQAMKAAWVEDVLSFLPPLAFLLAARVIRKRPSEEHPYGYHRAVGIAHVVAAVALTVMGAYLIVDSAIGLLGNEHPTIGGFDFFGQTIWLGWLMIGAMIFTAVPPIYLGRVKMKLAEKLHDKVLYADADMNKADWMTALAAAVGVAGIGLGLWWADYAAALLISASILQDGFRNTRAAVSALMDKRARTYDDAEPHPIGRRLDEYLRGLDWTESAQSRIRDEGHVFHVESFVVPAAGRMPTLEQLEAARLACIGMDWKVQDMVLVPVAELPSEFLPGPTSGGER; this is translated from the coding sequence ATGACCACCGTGAAGAACGGCCGGGCCGCAAGCTTTGGCCACACCAAGCTGCCGGACGAACAGCGGGAGGCGCTCCGCAGGGCCGTGAAGTTCGAATGGATCACCATCGGCTTCCTGGCTGTCTCCACCGCACTGGTCTTCGCCGTGCTGGGCAACTCGCAGGCCATGAAGGCCGCCTGGGTGGAGGATGTCCTGTCCTTCCTGCCGCCGTTGGCCTTCCTGCTGGCCGCGCGCGTGATCCGCAAGCGCCCCAGCGAGGAACATCCCTACGGGTACCACCGCGCCGTCGGGATCGCCCATGTGGTGGCCGCTGTGGCGCTCACGGTGATGGGCGCCTACCTCATTGTGGATTCGGCCATCGGACTCCTGGGCAACGAGCACCCCACCATCGGCGGTTTCGACTTCTTTGGCCAGACAATCTGGCTTGGCTGGCTGATGATTGGCGCCATGATCTTCACCGCCGTCCCGCCCATCTATCTGGGCCGGGTCAAGATGAAACTGGCGGAAAAGCTGCACGACAAGGTCCTGTACGCCGACGCCGACATGAACAAAGCCGACTGGATGACCGCTCTTGCCGCCGCGGTGGGGGTGGCCGGCATCGGCCTTGGCCTGTGGTGGGCGGACTACGCCGCAGCCCTGCTGATCTCCGCCAGCATCCTGCAGGACGGCTTCCGGAACACCCGCGCCGCCGTCTCTGCCCTGATGGACAAACGGGCCCGCACGTACGACGACGCCGAGCCGCACCCGATTGGGCGCCGGCTGGACGAGTACCTTCGCGGCCTGGACTGGACCGAGAGTGCCCAGTCCAGGATCCGGGATGAGGGCCACGTGTTCCATGTGGAATCGTTTGTGGTCCCGGCAGCAGGCCGGATGCCCACCCTGGAACAGCTCGAAGCTGCCCGCCTTGCCTGCATCGGGATGGACTGGAAGGTCCAGGACATGGTCCTGGTCCCGGTCGCTGAACTTCCGTCGGAGTTCCTGCCCGGACCCACCTCCGGCGGTGAGCGCTGA
- a CDS encoding ABC transporter substrate-binding protein: protein MRYPRSSAALALFSALALTGCGTAYPADPSGTLGRVTDGTLRVGASSNADWVEVSSGGGDVSDEDVQGSEAELVRRFAAKLGAEIDWVSGTEYVLAEDLKRGNLDLVIGGLDDKTPWSTHAGLTMPYTESVDGHGSRHRHVMLVPMGENAFLLELDSFLKEAGAAQ, encoded by the coding sequence ATGAGATATCCGCGCAGTTCAGCAGCCCTGGCGTTGTTCTCCGCGCTGGCCCTCACCGGCTGCGGCACCGCCTATCCTGCCGATCCGTCGGGAACCCTGGGCCGGGTCACGGACGGCACCCTTCGGGTTGGTGCCAGCTCCAACGCGGACTGGGTGGAGGTCTCCTCAGGCGGCGGCGACGTCAGCGACGAGGACGTGCAGGGCAGCGAGGCCGAGCTGGTGCGGCGCTTCGCCGCGAAGCTGGGAGCGGAGATCGACTGGGTGTCCGGCACGGAGTACGTCCTGGCCGAAGACCTCAAGCGCGGGAACCTTGACCTGGTGATCGGCGGCCTTGACGACAAGACTCCCTGGTCCACGCATGCCGGCCTGACCATGCCGTACACCGAATCCGTTGACGGCCACGGCTCCCGGCACAGGCACGTGATGCTGGTGCCCATGGGTGAGAATGCGTTCCTGCTGGAGCTGGACAGCTTCCTGAAGGAAGCGGGGGCCGCACAATGA
- a CDS encoding SDR family NAD(P)-dependent oxidoreductase, translated as MTELQGLVAIVTGGSSGIGDAVVRRFQALGAEVAALDRHPGRSAPGAFHAVCDVGDDASVHAAVGSVVAEFGRLDIVVNNAGVGAQGTVEDNTDDEWHRVWDVNVVGMARVSRAALPALRQSASAAIVNICSVAATVGLPQRALYSATKGAVLSLTRAMAADHLREGIRVNCVNPGTADTPWISRLLDSAPDPAVERAALEARQPHGRLVSADEVAGAVAYLASPQSGSTTGTSITVDGGMQALRLRALPH; from the coding sequence ATGACCGAGCTGCAGGGCCTGGTGGCCATCGTGACCGGAGGGTCCTCCGGCATCGGCGATGCCGTCGTCCGGCGGTTTCAGGCGCTCGGCGCCGAAGTGGCGGCCCTGGACCGCCACCCTGGCCGGTCCGCCCCCGGCGCTTTCCATGCCGTTTGTGACGTGGGCGACGACGCCTCCGTCCATGCCGCCGTCGGCTCCGTCGTCGCGGAGTTCGGCCGGCTGGACATTGTGGTGAACAACGCTGGCGTGGGCGCCCAGGGCACCGTGGAGGACAACACTGATGACGAGTGGCACAGGGTGTGGGACGTTAATGTCGTTGGGATGGCCCGGGTCAGCAGGGCGGCGCTTCCGGCGCTGCGGCAGTCAGCCTCCGCTGCCATCGTGAACATCTGTTCGGTGGCGGCTACGGTGGGCCTTCCCCAACGGGCACTGTACTCAGCCACGAAGGGCGCCGTGCTGTCCCTGACCCGGGCCATGGCAGCGGATCACCTCCGCGAAGGGATCCGGGTGAACTGCGTCAATCCCGGCACCGCGGATACACCCTGGATCTCCCGGCTCCTGGACTCTGCCCCGGATCCCGCTGTGGAGCGCGCCGCCCTTGAAGCCCGCCAGCCGCACGGCCGGTTGGTGTCGGCGGATGAGGTGGCCGGGGCTGTTGCGTACCTCGCCAGCCCGCAGTCCGGCTCCACCACCGGTACATCAATAACGGTCGACGGCGGCATGCAGGCCCTGCGGTTGCGCGCGCTTCCGCATTAA
- a CDS encoding tripartite tricarboxylate transporter permease yields the protein MDVFSSLMDGFATALTPMNFLYAVIGVLLGTAVGVLPGLGPAMTVALLLPVTYALEPTSAFIMFAGIYYGGMYGGSTTSILLNTPGESSSVVTAIEGNRMAKAGRAAQALATAAIGSFVAGTIGTALLAVCAPIVVEFAVSLGAPSYFAIMVLALLAVTAVLGSSRLRGFASLGLGLAIGLIGMDSVTGQRRLTFGQPLLADGLDIVVVAVAIFAVGEALWVAAHLRRNPLQIIPVGRPWMGKQDWKRSWKPWLRGTAYGFPFGALPAGGAEIPTFLSYVTEKRLSKHPEEFGKGAIEGVAGPEAANNAAAAGTMTPLLALGLPTNATAAVMLAAFTSYGIQPGPLLFSNEGPLVWALIASLFIGNFLLLLINLPLAPLWAKLLQLPRPYLYAGILFFATLGAYSVNLQAFDLVLLLALGALGFMMRRFGLPVLPLILGVILGPRIEGQLRKSLQLSAGDPAGLWSEPIAVGTYILIAIILAWPLLFKLYRRNRPAPLLSANATRGNEPTDVASGRRADTHHSGDGGGDGGDGGDGG from the coding sequence ATGGACGTCTTCTCCTCCCTCATGGACGGCTTTGCCACCGCCCTGACCCCCATGAATTTCCTCTACGCGGTCATCGGTGTGCTGCTGGGCACCGCCGTCGGCGTCCTCCCGGGCCTGGGCCCGGCCATGACGGTGGCCTTGCTGCTCCCGGTCACGTATGCCCTGGAACCCACCAGCGCGTTTATTATGTTCGCCGGCATCTACTACGGCGGCATGTACGGCGGCTCCACCACCTCCATCCTGCTCAACACACCGGGCGAATCGTCGTCAGTGGTGACGGCCATCGAAGGCAACAGGATGGCCAAAGCCGGCAGGGCCGCCCAGGCCCTGGCGACGGCGGCCATCGGCTCATTCGTTGCCGGCACCATCGGCACCGCTCTGCTCGCCGTCTGCGCACCCATTGTGGTGGAGTTCGCCGTCAGCCTCGGAGCGCCCAGCTACTTTGCCATCATGGTGCTCGCCCTCCTGGCGGTGACCGCCGTCCTTGGCTCATCCCGCCTGAGGGGCTTCGCCTCCCTGGGCCTGGGGCTGGCGATCGGCCTGATCGGCATGGATTCCGTGACGGGCCAGCGGCGCCTCACCTTCGGCCAGCCACTGCTGGCTGACGGCCTGGACATCGTGGTGGTGGCAGTGGCCATCTTCGCGGTGGGCGAGGCACTTTGGGTTGCCGCGCACCTGCGCCGCAACCCGCTGCAGATCATCCCGGTGGGACGTCCCTGGATGGGCAAACAGGACTGGAAGCGGTCCTGGAAGCCCTGGCTCCGCGGAACGGCCTACGGCTTCCCGTTCGGTGCACTTCCGGCCGGCGGCGCCGAGATCCCCACGTTCCTGTCGTATGTCACGGAGAAACGCCTCAGCAAGCACCCCGAAGAGTTCGGCAAGGGCGCCATCGAGGGTGTGGCCGGGCCGGAGGCAGCCAACAACGCTGCGGCCGCCGGCACCATGACCCCGCTGCTGGCCCTGGGCCTGCCCACCAACGCCACGGCTGCCGTGATGCTGGCAGCCTTTACGTCCTACGGCATCCAGCCAGGACCCCTGCTGTTCTCCAACGAGGGACCCCTGGTCTGGGCACTGATCGCGAGCCTCTTCATCGGCAACTTCCTGCTGCTGCTGATCAACCTTCCGCTCGCGCCGCTGTGGGCCAAGCTCCTGCAGCTCCCCCGGCCCTACCTCTACGCAGGCATCCTCTTCTTCGCCACGCTGGGCGCCTATTCGGTGAACCTGCAGGCGTTCGACCTGGTGCTCCTGCTGGCCCTCGGCGCGTTGGGATTCATGATGCGCCGCTTCGGCCTCCCCGTGCTGCCGCTTATCCTCGGCGTTATCCTTGGGCCGCGGATCGAAGGCCAGCTGCGCAAGAGCCTGCAGCTCAGCGCCGGTGACCCCGCCGGCCTGTGGAGCGAGCCGATTGCCGTGGGCACCTACATCCTCATCGCGATCATCCTGGCCTGGCCGCTGCTGTTCAAGCTGTACCGCCGCAACCGCCCGGCTCCCCTCCTGTCCGCAAACGCCACCCGCGGAAACGAGCCGACGGACGTGGCCAGCGGCCGCCGGGCGGACACACACCACAGCGGCGACGGTGGCGGCGATGGCGGTGACGGGGGCGACGGCGGCTAG
- a CDS encoding tripartite tricarboxylate transporter TctB family protein: MSSSPTLASRLKGRSELGVALLLGVVGVLVLLDAIALVTPYSQSDPVGPKTLPYIVSAMLIVCAVLLAINVLRGGQGEAEGGEDVDLTHPADWKTVLPLVGAFVANILLIDLAGWVISGTILFWGSAWALGSRHYVRDGIISLALSVITFYGFYLGLGIPLPAGLLKGIL; encoded by the coding sequence GTGAGCTCCTCCCCAACTTTGGCCTCCAGGCTCAAAGGCCGCTCCGAGCTGGGGGTAGCCCTCCTGCTCGGAGTGGTGGGCGTCCTGGTCCTGCTGGACGCCATCGCCCTGGTAACCCCGTACTCGCAGTCGGATCCGGTGGGACCCAAGACCCTGCCGTACATCGTGTCCGCCATGCTGATCGTCTGTGCAGTGCTGTTGGCCATCAACGTGCTGCGCGGCGGACAGGGCGAAGCAGAAGGCGGCGAGGACGTGGACCTGACCCACCCGGCCGACTGGAAGACGGTCCTGCCGCTGGTGGGAGCTTTCGTGGCCAACATCCTGCTGATCGACCTGGCAGGCTGGGTGATCTCCGGGACCATCCTGTTCTGGGGCAGCGCCTGGGCACTGGGGAGCCGGCACTACGTGCGTGACGGCATCATTTCCCTGGCCCTCTCCGTGATCACCTTTTACGGCTTCTACCTGGGCCTCGGTATTCCGCTGCCCGCAGGCCTCCTGAAAGGGATTCTCTGA
- a CDS encoding Bug family tripartite tricarboxylate transporter substrate binding protein — MRQIRAMRVAAVAAGIALMATGCGATGGSTNTASPGAAAGPVTNLQIMVPNTPGGGYDTTARVAAKVLDDEKVATNTEVFNLAGAGGTVGLARIVNEKGNGDLTMLMGLGVVGASYTNKSESKLTETTPLAKLIEEPGAIMVNKDSQYKTIDDLVKAWKADPGSISVGGGSSPGGPDHLLPMQLAGAVGIDATKVNFVSYDGGGDLLPAILGNKVGFAASGAGEYMQQIQSGEVRVLATSGSKRLEGVDAPTLKESGIDLEFTNWRGIVAPPGISEDDKTKLIAALEKMHGTDGWKEALKTHGWTDAFITGDEFKTFLTDQDKRVADVLKKLGLA; from the coding sequence ATGCGCCAGATCCGCGCAATGCGAGTCGCCGCCGTCGCCGCCGGCATCGCCCTGATGGCCACCGGCTGCGGTGCCACCGGGGGCTCCACCAACACCGCCAGCCCCGGCGCTGCTGCCGGCCCGGTAACCAATCTCCAGATCATGGTCCCCAACACTCCGGGCGGCGGCTACGACACCACCGCCCGCGTCGCAGCAAAGGTGCTCGACGACGAGAAGGTGGCCACCAACACTGAGGTCTTCAACCTCGCCGGGGCAGGCGGAACGGTTGGCCTGGCCCGCATCGTCAACGAGAAGGGCAACGGCGATCTCACCATGCTGATGGGCCTGGGCGTGGTGGGTGCGAGCTACACCAACAAGTCCGAGTCCAAACTGACCGAAACCACCCCCCTGGCCAAGCTCATTGAAGAGCCGGGCGCCATCATGGTCAACAAGGATTCGCAATACAAAACCATCGATGACCTGGTCAAAGCCTGGAAGGCAGACCCCGGTTCCATCAGCGTCGGCGGCGGCTCCTCCCCCGGCGGCCCGGACCACCTGCTGCCCATGCAGCTCGCCGGAGCCGTGGGGATCGACGCCACCAAGGTGAACTTTGTATCCTACGACGGCGGTGGAGACCTTCTCCCGGCCATCCTGGGCAACAAGGTTGGCTTCGCAGCCTCCGGCGCCGGAGAGTACATGCAGCAGATCCAGTCCGGTGAAGTCCGCGTGTTGGCAACCAGCGGCTCCAAGCGGCTGGAGGGCGTGGATGCACCCACGCTGAAGGAATCCGGCATCGACCTGGAATTCACCAACTGGCGTGGCATCGTGGCTCCTCCGGGAATCAGCGAGGACGACAAGACCAAGCTGATCGCAGCCCTGGAAAAGATGCACGGCACCGATGGCTGGAAGGAAGCACTCAAGACCCATGGCTGGACTGACGCCTTCATCACCGGCGATGAGTTCAAAACCTTCCTGACCGACCAGGACAAGCGGGTGGCGGACGTCCTCAAGAAGCTTGGCCTGGCGTGA
- a CDS encoding response regulator, with protein sequence MIKVLIVDDDFMVAKVHAGFIQRTPGFEVVGAAHTGAHAVAETARLMPDLVLLDIHLPDINGLDLMQKLRDVAPELDVLVISAAREVETVRKALRGGIVHYLIKPFSQTDLQERLEHYRNAYQSLDSSKDVAEQSDVNRVFGLDRSERPLPKGCSIETLKLVEAALQEADGDLSAAEVAVLLGTSRVSARRYLEYLYDVGELEVRLRYGAGRPERRYVLKGAEA encoded by the coding sequence ATGATCAAAGTCCTGATAGTCGATGACGACTTTATGGTGGCGAAGGTCCACGCGGGATTCATCCAGCGCACGCCGGGATTTGAAGTCGTCGGCGCGGCCCACACGGGCGCCCATGCGGTGGCTGAAACGGCCCGCCTGATGCCGGACCTGGTGCTGCTGGACATTCACCTGCCGGACATCAACGGGCTGGACCTGATGCAGAAACTGCGCGACGTCGCCCCCGAACTCGATGTCCTGGTCATCAGCGCTGCCCGCGAGGTGGAAACCGTCCGAAAAGCGCTGCGGGGCGGTATTGTCCACTACCTCATCAAGCCCTTCTCACAGACGGATCTCCAGGAACGCCTGGAGCATTACCGCAACGCCTATCAGAGCCTGGATTCGTCAAAGGATGTGGCGGAGCAGTCTGACGTCAACCGGGTTTTTGGCCTGGACCGGAGCGAGCGGCCGCTGCCCAAGGGGTGCAGCATCGAAACCCTGAAGCTGGTGGAAGCGGCCCTGCAGGAGGCGGACGGGGACCTCTCGGCCGCCGAGGTTGCCGTCCTGCTGGGCACGTCCAGGGTCAGTGCACGCCGGTACCTGGAGTATTTGTACGACGTCGGCGAACTGGAGGTCCGGCTCAGATACGGAGCGGGACGGCCCGAACGGCGGTACGTCCTCAAGGGAGCCGAGGCGTAG
- the hutG gene encoding formimidoylglutamase → MPFPALTADVPPRPWSGRFDGDGGEHRRWWQAVSPLAPGEPFPATPSSPQAGGPERPAVLLGFASDEGVRRNKGRPGAALAPAAIRGALGPLAFHLDRTVSDAGDMEVRNGALEAGQARAGLAIAAMLDAGRLTVVLGGGHETAFASYLGLAGSEAVRGGQRLGILNLDAHFDLRDEPVPSSGTPFLQMAEAEAAAGREFRYAVVGISEPNNTRALFGTAKRLGVQYLLDEECTEARVQAFVAEFLERVDVLYLTIDLDVLPASVAPGVSAPAAYGVPLAVISAVCRQVAASGKLLHLDVAELNPEFDIDSRTAKVAARLVNTLLR, encoded by the coding sequence ATGCCATTTCCCGCACTCACTGCTGACGTCCCACCCCGGCCCTGGAGCGGGAGGTTCGACGGCGACGGCGGGGAGCACCGGCGCTGGTGGCAGGCAGTTTCGCCGCTGGCACCCGGTGAACCCTTCCCGGCAACGCCGTCCAGCCCCCAGGCGGGTGGGCCGGAGCGCCCGGCCGTGCTTCTGGGGTTTGCCAGCGACGAAGGCGTCCGGCGGAACAAGGGCCGCCCCGGCGCGGCACTGGCCCCGGCCGCAATCCGCGGCGCCCTGGGCCCGCTGGCCTTCCACCTGGACCGCACCGTGTCCGACGCCGGCGACATGGAGGTCCGGAACGGCGCCCTGGAGGCCGGCCAGGCACGTGCGGGGCTGGCAATAGCTGCCATGCTCGACGCCGGCCGCCTCACCGTAGTTCTGGGCGGCGGACACGAGACAGCTTTCGCCAGTTATCTGGGACTCGCCGGATCCGAGGCCGTCCGCGGCGGCCAGAGGCTTGGCATCCTGAACCTGGATGCCCACTTCGACCTCCGCGATGAACCAGTGCCCAGTTCGGGCACCCCGTTCCTGCAGATGGCCGAAGCAGAAGCCGCCGCGGGGCGCGAATTCCGGTACGCCGTCGTCGGAATTTCAGAGCCGAACAATACCCGGGCATTGTTTGGCACAGCCAAGCGGCTGGGTGTCCAGTACCTGCTGGACGAGGAGTGCACGGAAGCGCGCGTGCAGGCGTTTGTGGCGGAGTTCCTGGAACGGGTGGATGTGCTGTACCTGACCATCGACCTTGACGTGCTGCCGGCGTCGGTGGCCCCCGGCGTGAGCGCGCCGGCAGCCTATGGTGTTCCGCTGGCCGTTATCAGCGCCGTCTGCCGGCAGGTGGCTGCGAGCGGAAAACTGCTGCACCTGGACGTCGCCGAGCTAAATCCGGAGTTCGACATCGACTCCCGCACGGCGAAGGTTGCGGCCCGGCTGGTGAACACCCTGCTGCGCTAG